One genomic window of Serinus canaria isolate serCan28SL12 chromosome 4, serCan2020, whole genome shotgun sequence includes the following:
- the LIN54 gene encoding protein lin-54 homolog isoform X1 — protein MTLVPAPAITATATKMEVVSAEVNSLLPEEIMDTGITLVEDDSIEAVIVSSPMGGESIPMETELEEIVNISTTSDSSATTTATVTTESVPAPSSHSGDAALTTTTTPSPDVNAAVKPAFPGGLHKLGAQTPVTISANQIILNKATDIKIGSQSIKPDGQKLIVTTLGKSGQPIVLALPHSQLPQSQKAVSQAQAGDSKVQGQQIKVVIGGRSEVKPVVGVSALTQGSQLINTAAQPSVLQSQQVKTVQIAKKTRTPTSGPVITKLIFAKPINSKAVTGQTTQVSPVIAGRVFSQSAPGTPPKTITISESGVIGSSLSTTTQQTPNKIAISPLKSPNKLTVVSVASQPPSSPQKTVGVPLNVALGQQILTVQQSAPSSPGKAIVNHTTTQAVKSAVQTITVGGVGTSQFKTIIPLATAPNVQQIQVPGSKFHYVRLVTATTASSSTQSASQNPSTNTQPLQQAKPVVVNATPVRMSVPIVPAQTVKQVVPKPINSTSQIVTTSQPQQRLIMPATPLPQIQPNLTNLPPGTVLAPAPGTGNVGYAVLPAQYVTQLQQSSYVSIASNTGFTGTSSVQSQARLPFNGIISSESANRPRKPCNCTKSLCLKLYCDCFANGEFCNNCNCTNCYNNLDHENDRQKAIKACLDRNPEAFKPKIGKGKEGESDRRHSKGCNCKRSGCLKNYCECYEAKIMCSSICKCIGCKNFEESPERKTLMHLADAAEVRVQQQTAAKTKLSSQISDLLTRPAPALSSGGGKLPFTFVTKEVADATCECLLAQAEQAEKTGKSKAAAERMILEEFGRCLMRVISSAGKSKGDPCAMNC, from the exons ATGACTCTGG taCCTGCTCCGGCCATCACTGCCACAGCTACTAAAATGGAGGTGGTTTCAGCAGAAGTCAACAGCTTGCTCCCTGAGGAAATCATGGACACCGGCATAACTCTGGTGGAGGATGACAGCATCGAGGCTGTTATCGTGTCGTCGCCCATGGGAGGAGAGTCCATTCCCATGGAAACAGAACTGGAAGAAATAGTGAACATAAGCACCACCAGCGACTCCTCAGCCACAACTACAGCCACAGTCACCACGGAATCGGTTCCTGCGCCCAGCAGCCACTCAGGAGATGCAGCACTGACCACCACAACAACCCCAAGCCCTGATGTGAATGCAGCTGTAAAGCCTGCCTTTCCAGGTGGCCTCCATAAACTTGGTGCTCAGACCCCTGTCACTATCTCAGCTAATCAGATTATTCTGAACAAGGCCACTGATATTAAAATAGGCAGTCAGAGTATTAAACCAGATGGGCAAAAGCTGATCGTAACAACTTTGGGCAAGTCTGGCCAGCCTATTGTTTTAGCATTACCCCACAGCCAGCTCCCGCAGTCGCAGAAGGCCGTGTCCCAAGCCCAGGCTGGAGACTCCAAGGTCCAAGGCCAGCAGATCAAGGTTGTCATTGGAGGTCGGTCGGAAGTGAAACCTGTGGTGGGTGTCTCAGCTTTGACGCAGGGAAGTCAGCTGATAAACACTGCGGCCCAGCCCTCTGTCTTGCAGTCCCAGCAAGTAAAAACAGTACAG ATTGCGAAGAAGACTCGAACCCCAACTTCTGGCCCGGTGATCACCAAGCTGATATTTGCAAAACCAATCAATAGCAAAGCTGTTACAGGGCAGACCACTCAAGTGTCACCAGTCATTGCAG GCAGGGTTTTTTCACAGTCTGCCCCAGGGACACCACCAAAGACAATAACCATCTCTGAGAGTGGAGTCATTGGATCATCTTTGAGTACAACAACACAACAGACACCGAATAAAATAGCTATCTCACCACTCAAATCCCCCAATAAG CTAACAGTGGTGTCAGTGGCTTCCCaacctcccagctccccccagaAGACTGTGGGCGTCCCACTGAATGTAGCGTTAGGACAGCAGATCCTCACAGTGCAGCAGTCAGCACCCTCCTCCCCTGGGAAGGCTATAGTCAACCACACAACCACCCAG GCTGTGAAATCAGCAGTGCAGACCATTACTGTAGGAGGAGTGGGTACATCTCAATTTAAGACAATTATTCCTTTGGCAACTGCACCCAATGTTCAGCAGATTCAGGTACCTGGAAGCAAGTTCCATTATGTCAGACTCGTTACTGCCACAACAGCCAGTAGTTCAACCCAATCTGCCAGTCAAAATCCCAGTACAAATACTCAGCCTCTGCAACAGG CGAAGCCCGTGGTGGTGAACGCGACCCCCGTGCGTATGTCAGTTCCCATAGTACCAGCACAGACTGTGAAACAG GTGGTGCCCAAACCAATCAACTCAACTTCTCAAATAGTCACTACCAGTCAGCCCCAACAAAGACTTATCATGCCAGCTACTCCACTGCCACAGATCCAGCCCAACCTCACCAACCTCCCCCCAGGCActgtgctggcaccagcccctggcacaggaaaTGTTGGCTATGCAGTCCTTCCAGCTCAGTATGTCACACAG ctACAACAGTCATCCTATGTATCCATAGCGAGCAACACTGGCTTCACAGGGACATCCAGCGTCCAGTCCCAGGCACGGCTGCCATTTAATGG aataatttcttctgaGTCTGCAAACCGCCCCAGGAAGCCTTGCAATTGTACTAAGTCTCTGTGTTTGAAACT GTATTGTGACTGTTTTGCAAACGGTGAATTCTGCAATAACTGCAACTGTACAAATTGTTATAACAACCTGGACCATGAAAACGATAGGCAAAAAGCAATAAAG GCCTGCCTGGACAGAAACCCTGAAGCCTTCAAGCCCAAaatagggaaaggaaaggaaggagaatcGGATCGGAGGCACAGCAAAGGGTGTAACTGTAAGCGCTCAGGATGTCTCAAAAACTACTGCGAATGTTATGAG gCAAAAATCATGTGTTCTTCCATATGCAAATGCATTGGCTgtaaaaattttgaagaaagcCCGGAGCGAAAGACATTGATGCATTTAGCAGATGCTGCAGAAGTCAGGGTGCAGCAGCAGACTGCTGCAAAGACCAAGTTATCATCCCAGATTTCAGACTTGCTGACAAGGCCAGCACCAGCACTCAGCAGTGGTGGTGGGAA GCTGCCCTTCACATTTGTCACCAAGGAGGTGGCCGATGCAACCTGTGAATgcctcctggcacaggcagagcaggcagagaagaCGGGCAAGtccaaagctgcagcagagcgCATGATCCTGGAGGAGTTTGGACGCTGTCTGATGAGGGTtatcagctctgcagggaagtcCAAAGGTGACCCTTGTGCCATGAACTGCTGA
- the LIN54 gene encoding protein lin-54 homolog isoform X4 — MTLVPAPAITATATKMEVVSAEVNSLLPEEIMDTGITLVEDDSIEAVIVSSPMGGESIPMETELEEIVNISTTSDSSATTTATVTTESVPAPSSHSGDAALTTTTTPSPDVNAAVKPAFPGGLHKLGAQTPVTISANQIILNKATDIKIGSQSIKPDGQKLIVTTLGKSGQPIVLALPHSQLPQSQKAVSQAQAGDSKVQGQQIKVVIGGRSEVKPVVGVSALTQGSQLINTAAQPSVLQSQQVKTVQAVKSAVQTITVGGVGTSQFKTIIPLATAPNVQQIQVPGSKFHYVRLVTATTASSSTQSASQNPSTNTQPLQQAKPVVVNATPVRMSVPIVPAQTVKQVVPKPINSTSQIVTTSQPQQRLIMPATPLPQIQPNLTNLPPGTVLAPAPGTGNVGYAVLPAQYVTQLQQSSYVSIASNTGFTGTSSVQSQARLPFNGIISSESANRPRKPCNCTKSLCLKLYCDCFANGEFCNNCNCTNCYNNLDHENDRQKAIKACLDRNPEAFKPKIGKGKEGESDRRHSKGCNCKRSGCLKNYCECYEAKIMCSSICKCIGCKNFEESPERKTLMHLADAAEVRVQQQTAAKTKLSSQISDLLTRPAPALSSGGGKLPFTFVTKEVADATCECLLAQAEQAEKTGKSKAAAERMILEEFGRCLMRVISSAGKSKGDPCAMNC; from the exons ATGACTCTGG taCCTGCTCCGGCCATCACTGCCACAGCTACTAAAATGGAGGTGGTTTCAGCAGAAGTCAACAGCTTGCTCCCTGAGGAAATCATGGACACCGGCATAACTCTGGTGGAGGATGACAGCATCGAGGCTGTTATCGTGTCGTCGCCCATGGGAGGAGAGTCCATTCCCATGGAAACAGAACTGGAAGAAATAGTGAACATAAGCACCACCAGCGACTCCTCAGCCACAACTACAGCCACAGTCACCACGGAATCGGTTCCTGCGCCCAGCAGCCACTCAGGAGATGCAGCACTGACCACCACAACAACCCCAAGCCCTGATGTGAATGCAGCTGTAAAGCCTGCCTTTCCAGGTGGCCTCCATAAACTTGGTGCTCAGACCCCTGTCACTATCTCAGCTAATCAGATTATTCTGAACAAGGCCACTGATATTAAAATAGGCAGTCAGAGTATTAAACCAGATGGGCAAAAGCTGATCGTAACAACTTTGGGCAAGTCTGGCCAGCCTATTGTTTTAGCATTACCCCACAGCCAGCTCCCGCAGTCGCAGAAGGCCGTGTCCCAAGCCCAGGCTGGAGACTCCAAGGTCCAAGGCCAGCAGATCAAGGTTGTCATTGGAGGTCGGTCGGAAGTGAAACCTGTGGTGGGTGTCTCAGCTTTGACGCAGGGAAGTCAGCTGATAAACACTGCGGCCCAGCCCTCTGTCTTGCAGTCCCAGCAAGTAAAAACAGTACAG GCTGTGAAATCAGCAGTGCAGACCATTACTGTAGGAGGAGTGGGTACATCTCAATTTAAGACAATTATTCCTTTGGCAACTGCACCCAATGTTCAGCAGATTCAGGTACCTGGAAGCAAGTTCCATTATGTCAGACTCGTTACTGCCACAACAGCCAGTAGTTCAACCCAATCTGCCAGTCAAAATCCCAGTACAAATACTCAGCCTCTGCAACAGG CGAAGCCCGTGGTGGTGAACGCGACCCCCGTGCGTATGTCAGTTCCCATAGTACCAGCACAGACTGTGAAACAG GTGGTGCCCAAACCAATCAACTCAACTTCTCAAATAGTCACTACCAGTCAGCCCCAACAAAGACTTATCATGCCAGCTACTCCACTGCCACAGATCCAGCCCAACCTCACCAACCTCCCCCCAGGCActgtgctggcaccagcccctggcacaggaaaTGTTGGCTATGCAGTCCTTCCAGCTCAGTATGTCACACAG ctACAACAGTCATCCTATGTATCCATAGCGAGCAACACTGGCTTCACAGGGACATCCAGCGTCCAGTCCCAGGCACGGCTGCCATTTAATGG aataatttcttctgaGTCTGCAAACCGCCCCAGGAAGCCTTGCAATTGTACTAAGTCTCTGTGTTTGAAACT GTATTGTGACTGTTTTGCAAACGGTGAATTCTGCAATAACTGCAACTGTACAAATTGTTATAACAACCTGGACCATGAAAACGATAGGCAAAAAGCAATAAAG GCCTGCCTGGACAGAAACCCTGAAGCCTTCAAGCCCAAaatagggaaaggaaaggaaggagaatcGGATCGGAGGCACAGCAAAGGGTGTAACTGTAAGCGCTCAGGATGTCTCAAAAACTACTGCGAATGTTATGAG gCAAAAATCATGTGTTCTTCCATATGCAAATGCATTGGCTgtaaaaattttgaagaaagcCCGGAGCGAAAGACATTGATGCATTTAGCAGATGCTGCAGAAGTCAGGGTGCAGCAGCAGACTGCTGCAAAGACCAAGTTATCATCCCAGATTTCAGACTTGCTGACAAGGCCAGCACCAGCACTCAGCAGTGGTGGTGGGAA GCTGCCCTTCACATTTGTCACCAAGGAGGTGGCCGATGCAACCTGTGAATgcctcctggcacaggcagagcaggcagagaagaCGGGCAAGtccaaagctgcagcagagcgCATGATCCTGGAGGAGTTTGGACGCTGTCTGATGAGGGTtatcagctctgcagggaagtcCAAAGGTGACCCTTGTGCCATGAACTGCTGA
- the LIN54 gene encoding protein lin-54 homolog isoform X3, with protein sequence MTLVPAPAITATATKMEVVSAEVNSLLPEEIMDTGITLVEDDSIEAVIVSSPMGGESIPMETELEEIVNISTTSDSSATTTATVTTESVPAPSSHSGDAALTTTTTPSPDVNAAVKPAFPGGLHKLGAQTPVTISANQIILNKATDIKIGSQSIKPDGQKLIVTTLGKSGQPIVLALPHSQLPQSQKAVSQAQAGDSKVQGQQIKVVIGGRSEVKPVVGVSALTQGSQLINTAAQPSVLQSQQVKTVQIAKKTRTPTSGPVITKLIFAKPINSKAVTGQTTQVSPVIAGRVFSQSAPGTPPKTITISESGVIGSSLSTTTQQTPNKIAISPLKSPNKAVKSAVQTITVGGVGTSQFKTIIPLATAPNVQQIQVPGSKFHYVRLVTATTASSSTQSASQNPSTNTQPLQQAKPVVVNATPVRMSVPIVPAQTVKQVVPKPINSTSQIVTTSQPQQRLIMPATPLPQIQPNLTNLPPGTVLAPAPGTGNVGYAVLPAQYVTQLQQSSYVSIASNTGFTGTSSVQSQARLPFNGIISSESANRPRKPCNCTKSLCLKLYCDCFANGEFCNNCNCTNCYNNLDHENDRQKAIKACLDRNPEAFKPKIGKGKEGESDRRHSKGCNCKRSGCLKNYCECYEAKIMCSSICKCIGCKNFEESPERKTLMHLADAAEVRVQQQTAAKTKLSSQISDLLTRPAPALSSGGGKLPFTFVTKEVADATCECLLAQAEQAEKTGKSKAAAERMILEEFGRCLMRVISSAGKSKGDPCAMNC encoded by the exons ATGACTCTGG taCCTGCTCCGGCCATCACTGCCACAGCTACTAAAATGGAGGTGGTTTCAGCAGAAGTCAACAGCTTGCTCCCTGAGGAAATCATGGACACCGGCATAACTCTGGTGGAGGATGACAGCATCGAGGCTGTTATCGTGTCGTCGCCCATGGGAGGAGAGTCCATTCCCATGGAAACAGAACTGGAAGAAATAGTGAACATAAGCACCACCAGCGACTCCTCAGCCACAACTACAGCCACAGTCACCACGGAATCGGTTCCTGCGCCCAGCAGCCACTCAGGAGATGCAGCACTGACCACCACAACAACCCCAAGCCCTGATGTGAATGCAGCTGTAAAGCCTGCCTTTCCAGGTGGCCTCCATAAACTTGGTGCTCAGACCCCTGTCACTATCTCAGCTAATCAGATTATTCTGAACAAGGCCACTGATATTAAAATAGGCAGTCAGAGTATTAAACCAGATGGGCAAAAGCTGATCGTAACAACTTTGGGCAAGTCTGGCCAGCCTATTGTTTTAGCATTACCCCACAGCCAGCTCCCGCAGTCGCAGAAGGCCGTGTCCCAAGCCCAGGCTGGAGACTCCAAGGTCCAAGGCCAGCAGATCAAGGTTGTCATTGGAGGTCGGTCGGAAGTGAAACCTGTGGTGGGTGTCTCAGCTTTGACGCAGGGAAGTCAGCTGATAAACACTGCGGCCCAGCCCTCTGTCTTGCAGTCCCAGCAAGTAAAAACAGTACAG ATTGCGAAGAAGACTCGAACCCCAACTTCTGGCCCGGTGATCACCAAGCTGATATTTGCAAAACCAATCAATAGCAAAGCTGTTACAGGGCAGACCACTCAAGTGTCACCAGTCATTGCAG GCAGGGTTTTTTCACAGTCTGCCCCAGGGACACCACCAAAGACAATAACCATCTCTGAGAGTGGAGTCATTGGATCATCTTTGAGTACAACAACACAACAGACACCGAATAAAATAGCTATCTCACCACTCAAATCCCCCAATAAG GCTGTGAAATCAGCAGTGCAGACCATTACTGTAGGAGGAGTGGGTACATCTCAATTTAAGACAATTATTCCTTTGGCAACTGCACCCAATGTTCAGCAGATTCAGGTACCTGGAAGCAAGTTCCATTATGTCAGACTCGTTACTGCCACAACAGCCAGTAGTTCAACCCAATCTGCCAGTCAAAATCCCAGTACAAATACTCAGCCTCTGCAACAGG CGAAGCCCGTGGTGGTGAACGCGACCCCCGTGCGTATGTCAGTTCCCATAGTACCAGCACAGACTGTGAAACAG GTGGTGCCCAAACCAATCAACTCAACTTCTCAAATAGTCACTACCAGTCAGCCCCAACAAAGACTTATCATGCCAGCTACTCCACTGCCACAGATCCAGCCCAACCTCACCAACCTCCCCCCAGGCActgtgctggcaccagcccctggcacaggaaaTGTTGGCTATGCAGTCCTTCCAGCTCAGTATGTCACACAG ctACAACAGTCATCCTATGTATCCATAGCGAGCAACACTGGCTTCACAGGGACATCCAGCGTCCAGTCCCAGGCACGGCTGCCATTTAATGG aataatttcttctgaGTCTGCAAACCGCCCCAGGAAGCCTTGCAATTGTACTAAGTCTCTGTGTTTGAAACT GTATTGTGACTGTTTTGCAAACGGTGAATTCTGCAATAACTGCAACTGTACAAATTGTTATAACAACCTGGACCATGAAAACGATAGGCAAAAAGCAATAAAG GCCTGCCTGGACAGAAACCCTGAAGCCTTCAAGCCCAAaatagggaaaggaaaggaaggagaatcGGATCGGAGGCACAGCAAAGGGTGTAACTGTAAGCGCTCAGGATGTCTCAAAAACTACTGCGAATGTTATGAG gCAAAAATCATGTGTTCTTCCATATGCAAATGCATTGGCTgtaaaaattttgaagaaagcCCGGAGCGAAAGACATTGATGCATTTAGCAGATGCTGCAGAAGTCAGGGTGCAGCAGCAGACTGCTGCAAAGACCAAGTTATCATCCCAGATTTCAGACTTGCTGACAAGGCCAGCACCAGCACTCAGCAGTGGTGGTGGGAA GCTGCCCTTCACATTTGTCACCAAGGAGGTGGCCGATGCAACCTGTGAATgcctcctggcacaggcagagcaggcagagaagaCGGGCAAGtccaaagctgcagcagagcgCATGATCCTGGAGGAGTTTGGACGCTGTCTGATGAGGGTtatcagctctgcagggaagtcCAAAGGTGACCCTTGTGCCATGAACTGCTGA
- the LIN54 gene encoding protein lin-54 homolog isoform X2 — protein MEVVSAEVNSLLPEEIMDTGITLVEDDSIEAVIVSSPMGGESIPMETELEEIVNISTTSDSSATTTATVTTESVPAPSSHSGDAALTTTTTPSPDVNAAVKPAFPGGLHKLGAQTPVTISANQIILNKATDIKIGSQSIKPDGQKLIVTTLGKSGQPIVLALPHSQLPQSQKAVSQAQAGDSKVQGQQIKVVIGGRSEVKPVVGVSALTQGSQLINTAAQPSVLQSQQVKTVQIAKKTRTPTSGPVITKLIFAKPINSKAVTGQTTQVSPVIAGRVFSQSAPGTPPKTITISESGVIGSSLSTTTQQTPNKIAISPLKSPNKLTVVSVASQPPSSPQKTVGVPLNVALGQQILTVQQSAPSSPGKAIVNHTTTQAVKSAVQTITVGGVGTSQFKTIIPLATAPNVQQIQVPGSKFHYVRLVTATTASSSTQSASQNPSTNTQPLQQAKPVVVNATPVRMSVPIVPAQTVKQVVPKPINSTSQIVTTSQPQQRLIMPATPLPQIQPNLTNLPPGTVLAPAPGTGNVGYAVLPAQYVTQLQQSSYVSIASNTGFTGTSSVQSQARLPFNGIISSESANRPRKPCNCTKSLCLKLYCDCFANGEFCNNCNCTNCYNNLDHENDRQKAIKACLDRNPEAFKPKIGKGKEGESDRRHSKGCNCKRSGCLKNYCECYEAKIMCSSICKCIGCKNFEESPERKTLMHLADAAEVRVQQQTAAKTKLSSQISDLLTRPAPALSSGGGKLPFTFVTKEVADATCECLLAQAEQAEKTGKSKAAAERMILEEFGRCLMRVISSAGKSKGDPCAMNC, from the exons ATGGAGGTGGTTTCAGCAGAAGTCAACAGCTTGCTCCCTGAGGAAATCATGGACACCGGCATAACTCTGGTGGAGGATGACAGCATCGAGGCTGTTATCGTGTCGTCGCCCATGGGAGGAGAGTCCATTCCCATGGAAACAGAACTGGAAGAAATAGTGAACATAAGCACCACCAGCGACTCCTCAGCCACAACTACAGCCACAGTCACCACGGAATCGGTTCCTGCGCCCAGCAGCCACTCAGGAGATGCAGCACTGACCACCACAACAACCCCAAGCCCTGATGTGAATGCAGCTGTAAAGCCTGCCTTTCCAGGTGGCCTCCATAAACTTGGTGCTCAGACCCCTGTCACTATCTCAGCTAATCAGATTATTCTGAACAAGGCCACTGATATTAAAATAGGCAGTCAGAGTATTAAACCAGATGGGCAAAAGCTGATCGTAACAACTTTGGGCAAGTCTGGCCAGCCTATTGTTTTAGCATTACCCCACAGCCAGCTCCCGCAGTCGCAGAAGGCCGTGTCCCAAGCCCAGGCTGGAGACTCCAAGGTCCAAGGCCAGCAGATCAAGGTTGTCATTGGAGGTCGGTCGGAAGTGAAACCTGTGGTGGGTGTCTCAGCTTTGACGCAGGGAAGTCAGCTGATAAACACTGCGGCCCAGCCCTCTGTCTTGCAGTCCCAGCAAGTAAAAACAGTACAG ATTGCGAAGAAGACTCGAACCCCAACTTCTGGCCCGGTGATCACCAAGCTGATATTTGCAAAACCAATCAATAGCAAAGCTGTTACAGGGCAGACCACTCAAGTGTCACCAGTCATTGCAG GCAGGGTTTTTTCACAGTCTGCCCCAGGGACACCACCAAAGACAATAACCATCTCTGAGAGTGGAGTCATTGGATCATCTTTGAGTACAACAACACAACAGACACCGAATAAAATAGCTATCTCACCACTCAAATCCCCCAATAAG CTAACAGTGGTGTCAGTGGCTTCCCaacctcccagctccccccagaAGACTGTGGGCGTCCCACTGAATGTAGCGTTAGGACAGCAGATCCTCACAGTGCAGCAGTCAGCACCCTCCTCCCCTGGGAAGGCTATAGTCAACCACACAACCACCCAG GCTGTGAAATCAGCAGTGCAGACCATTACTGTAGGAGGAGTGGGTACATCTCAATTTAAGACAATTATTCCTTTGGCAACTGCACCCAATGTTCAGCAGATTCAGGTACCTGGAAGCAAGTTCCATTATGTCAGACTCGTTACTGCCACAACAGCCAGTAGTTCAACCCAATCTGCCAGTCAAAATCCCAGTACAAATACTCAGCCTCTGCAACAGG CGAAGCCCGTGGTGGTGAACGCGACCCCCGTGCGTATGTCAGTTCCCATAGTACCAGCACAGACTGTGAAACAG GTGGTGCCCAAACCAATCAACTCAACTTCTCAAATAGTCACTACCAGTCAGCCCCAACAAAGACTTATCATGCCAGCTACTCCACTGCCACAGATCCAGCCCAACCTCACCAACCTCCCCCCAGGCActgtgctggcaccagcccctggcacaggaaaTGTTGGCTATGCAGTCCTTCCAGCTCAGTATGTCACACAG ctACAACAGTCATCCTATGTATCCATAGCGAGCAACACTGGCTTCACAGGGACATCCAGCGTCCAGTCCCAGGCACGGCTGCCATTTAATGG aataatttcttctgaGTCTGCAAACCGCCCCAGGAAGCCTTGCAATTGTACTAAGTCTCTGTGTTTGAAACT GTATTGTGACTGTTTTGCAAACGGTGAATTCTGCAATAACTGCAACTGTACAAATTGTTATAACAACCTGGACCATGAAAACGATAGGCAAAAAGCAATAAAG GCCTGCCTGGACAGAAACCCTGAAGCCTTCAAGCCCAAaatagggaaaggaaaggaaggagaatcGGATCGGAGGCACAGCAAAGGGTGTAACTGTAAGCGCTCAGGATGTCTCAAAAACTACTGCGAATGTTATGAG gCAAAAATCATGTGTTCTTCCATATGCAAATGCATTGGCTgtaaaaattttgaagaaagcCCGGAGCGAAAGACATTGATGCATTTAGCAGATGCTGCAGAAGTCAGGGTGCAGCAGCAGACTGCTGCAAAGACCAAGTTATCATCCCAGATTTCAGACTTGCTGACAAGGCCAGCACCAGCACTCAGCAGTGGTGGTGGGAA GCTGCCCTTCACATTTGTCACCAAGGAGGTGGCCGATGCAACCTGTGAATgcctcctggcacaggcagagcaggcagagaagaCGGGCAAGtccaaagctgcagcagagcgCATGATCCTGGAGGAGTTTGGACGCTGTCTGATGAGGGTtatcagctctgcagggaagtcCAAAGGTGACCCTTGTGCCATGAACTGCTGA